The following proteins are co-located in the Verrucomicrobiia bacterium genome:
- a CDS encoding deoxynucleoside kinase: MPQLDERVSSHGADAGGMTPMPPGESAQQDLAQYRAALKGMALPQFAGRDSRPFVVAFEGANGAGKSTLCRSLAGALGVPSCLGTDAAWFSEPFKARMIRDAEWYASAMFFLSGCFEQMRLLRGLAAPVVIMDRCLWSTLAVHAAESVARLEKLLCMLRPIAIEVQAPDLTIVLDASFATCQSRIARKAGAARALDELTAQPAFHAREQEFYRWLAKENSTLLFLDVDQAAPGHVAARALELIRQKIPC, translated from the coding sequence GTGCCGCAACTCGATGAACGTGTTTCGTCCCACGGCGCCGATGCTGGCGGCATGACTCCCATGCCCCCTGGCGAGTCCGCCCAGCAGGACCTCGCACAATACCGCGCCGCGTTAAAGGGCATGGCGCTGCCGCAGTTTGCAGGACGGGACTCGCGCCCGTTTGTTGTCGCCTTCGAAGGAGCCAATGGCGCAGGCAAGAGTACTCTTTGCCGGTCGTTGGCAGGCGCATTGGGCGTCCCGTCCTGCCTCGGAACAGACGCGGCCTGGTTTAGCGAGCCGTTCAAAGCCCGAATGATTCGGGACGCCGAATGGTACGCCTCTGCGATGTTTTTTTTGAGCGGTTGTTTTGAGCAGATGCGCCTGCTGCGTGGCCTGGCGGCCCCGGTGGTCATAATGGATCGCTGTCTGTGGTCCACGCTGGCCGTGCATGCCGCCGAGAGCGTGGCCCGCCTCGAGAAGCTCCTGTGCATGCTGCGGCCAATCGCCATCGAAGTCCAGGCGCCGGACCTGACGATTGTGTTGGATGCGTCTTTTGCGACGTGCCAATCGAGGATTGCCCGCAAAGCCGGGGCCGCGCGCGCTCTGGATGAATTAACCGCCCAACCCGCCTTCCACGCCCGCGAACAGGAATTCTATCGCTGGCTGGCAAAAGAAAATTCTACCCTCCTGTTCCTGGATGTGGACCAGGCGGCGCCCGGCCACGTCGCCGCCCGGGCTCTGGAACTCATCCGGCAGAAAATCCCATGTTGA
- a CDS encoding thymidylate synthase: MSQQCSISPVDGSVKLSGNVRNSFPSNTQQSGGFFQTVPNPVRFQALGQTWVNLVNRTLHLGAEMGVEGLELLGVEVGFGAVNSGDEVIDRWGDCQMIAQMERVFFTEGANPLGHSYAKLLRGPEGRQDLGDVISLLRQEPWSKRAVVTFCGDGNGKVPCLNTLQFLVRHNALHTMYFARGQDAFRKFYADGLCVGRMARQVAEGLGLKAGDVRGWIGSSHIYHRDRPAIEQMLDGARDWIGAASEGGH; the protein is encoded by the coding sequence GTGAGCCAGCAATGCAGCATCTCCCCCGTGGATGGGTCGGTGAAATTATCCGGGAACGTCCGGAACTCATTTCCCAGCAATACCCAGCAGTCAGGCGGATTCTTCCAGACGGTTCCAAACCCAGTGCGCTTCCAGGCGCTGGGCCAGACTTGGGTCAATTTGGTGAATCGAACGCTGCACTTAGGCGCGGAAATGGGAGTCGAGGGCCTCGAGTTGTTGGGGGTCGAAGTCGGGTTCGGAGCGGTCAATTCAGGTGATGAGGTGATCGACCGTTGGGGGGACTGCCAGATGATAGCCCAGATGGAACGGGTTTTCTTCACCGAGGGCGCCAATCCGCTGGGCCACAGCTATGCGAAGTTACTGCGCGGGCCTGAGGGCCGGCAAGATTTGGGGGATGTCATATCCCTGCTGCGCCAGGAACCGTGGAGCAAACGGGCGGTGGTCACCTTCTGCGGTGATGGCAATGGCAAAGTGCCCTGCCTAAACACACTTCAATTCCTGGTGCGCCACAATGCCCTGCACACGATGTACTTTGCCAGAGGCCAGGACGCGTTCAGGAAATTTTACGCCGACGGTCTTTGCGTAGGGCGCATGGCCCGGCAAGTAGCCGAAGGCCTTGGACTCAAGGCGGGGGACGTTCGGGGCTGGATCGGTTCAAGCCATATCTACCATAGGGACCGGCCAGCAATCGAGCAGATGCTCGATGGAGCCCGCGACTGGATTGGCGCCGCATCGGAAGGAGGCCATTGA
- a CDS encoding radical SAM protein, producing MRVLFAVPRSYNPKQMYREYPLGVGFLGTLLQSNGHEVRIFDQNVEGLEDSKLFQQIAEFQPAVVGFSVITPNYPVARKQISRLKQEQPHTRILAGGVHATLFPEDLLEEGADVVVLGEGEPVITELLRRMESGEDLSAVKGLVFRGPNGKVTRTEGRLQTAALDDLPLVDRSLYNLPRYTHHSMLASRGCPHHCAFCCNYTGTVRSDGVAIRQHERVIAEIEHLRDRYGAREIFFADDIFLLRKADILHFCRAYAERRIGVRWIGQMRADRVDSTIAEAMAAAECQRVYFGVESGSDRVLQNARKGMTTDQIRRGIRAAIAAGLRVKTGWIYGLPGTLEEQYQSIPFMLDLRPHEISIHQLIPFPGTIYYSEPARFGIRIANPKGFESFCYGGLDGDIQFDYLSHEQLLQLLEDTVQALEAAGYVSSDQAGPGAEYIYTTPLCRNSMNVFRPTAPMLAA from the coding sequence ATGCGCGTTTTGTTTGCCGTGCCGCGCTCGTATAATCCCAAACAGATGTATCGGGAATATCCTTTGGGCGTCGGTTTCCTGGGCACACTCCTTCAGTCGAATGGTCACGAGGTCCGCATCTTCGACCAGAACGTCGAGGGCCTCGAGGACTCCAAGTTGTTCCAGCAAATTGCCGAGTTCCAACCGGCTGTGGTGGGTTTCTCGGTTATCACGCCGAACTACCCGGTCGCCCGCAAACAGATTAGCCGGCTCAAACAGGAACAGCCGCACACTCGGATTCTGGCCGGCGGGGTCCATGCGACTTTGTTCCCTGAGGACTTGCTCGAAGAGGGGGCCGACGTAGTGGTGCTGGGAGAAGGCGAACCGGTCATAACGGAGTTGCTGCGAAGAATGGAATCGGGAGAGGACCTGTCGGCAGTAAAGGGCCTGGTGTTTCGGGGGCCTAACGGGAAGGTAACTCGAACGGAAGGCCGCCTGCAAACCGCCGCCCTGGACGATTTGCCGCTGGTGGATCGCAGCCTGTATAACTTGCCTCGCTATACGCATCATTCCATGCTGGCCTCCCGCGGCTGTCCGCATCACTGCGCCTTCTGCTGCAATTACACGGGAACGGTCCGCAGCGACGGGGTGGCCATCCGGCAACACGAGCGGGTCATTGCCGAGATCGAGCACCTGCGGGATCGTTACGGAGCGCGCGAAATCTTTTTTGCGGATGATATTTTTCTGCTGCGCAAGGCGGATATATTGCATTTCTGCCGCGCGTATGCGGAGCGAAGGATAGGGGTCCGCTGGATTGGGCAAATGCGGGCCGACCGTGTGGACTCGACCATCGCCGAGGCGATGGCCGCAGCCGAATGCCAGCGGGTCTATTTCGGCGTTGAATCCGGCTCAGACCGGGTTTTACAGAATGCCAGGAAAGGGATGACCACCGACCAGATTCGGCGTGGGATTCGCGCGGCGATAGCGGCTGGGTTGCGAGTAAAGACCGGCTGGATTTATGGCCTGCCCGGGACTCTCGAAGAGCAATACCAATCCATTCCCTTCATGCTCGACCTGCGCCCACACGAAATCTCTATTCACCAACTCATTCCGTTCCCCGGTACCATTTATTATTCTGAGCCTGCCCGCTTTGGCATCCGCATCGCCAACCCGAAAGGCTTTGAAAGCTTTTGCTACGGCGGATTGGACGGGGACATTCAGTTCGATTATCTGAGCCACGAACAACTGCTGCAGTTGCTCGAAGATACTGTCCAGGCGCTCGAAGCCGCCGGGTATGTCAGCAGCGACCAGGCTGGGCCGGGTGCGGAGTATATTTATACCACGCCGCTGTGCCGCAACTCGATGAACGTGTTTCGTCCCACGGCGCCGATGCTGGCGGCATGA